One window from the genome of Erwinia sorbitola encodes:
- the rluB gene encoding 23S rRNA pseudouridine(2605) synthase RluB, translated as MSEKLQKVLARAGHGSRREIETLISAGRVSVDGKLATLGDRVEPSASMKIRVDGHVVPVSESISEVCRVLAYYKPEGELCTRNDPEGRPTVFDRLPKLRGARWIAVGRLDVNTCGLLLFTTDGELANRLMHPSREVEREYAVRVFGAVDDEKIKLLSRGVQLEDGPAAFKTLKFTGGEGINQWYNVTLTEGRNREVRRLWEAVGVQVSRLIRVRYGDIDLPKGLPRGGWTELDLQPTNYLRELVGLAPETVSKVPVEKDRRRTKANQIRRAVKRHTTTATKTTKPGSNRRSSKRQQG; from the coding sequence ATGAGCGAAAAGTTACAAAAAGTTTTAGCGCGCGCCGGGCACGGTTCCCGTCGTGAAATCGAAACCCTTATCTCTGCCGGACGCGTCAGCGTCGATGGCAAGCTGGCCACACTGGGCGACCGTGTTGAGCCAAGCGCATCAATGAAAATTCGTGTTGACGGCCATGTGGTGCCCGTTAGTGAATCCATTAGCGAAGTTTGCCGCGTGCTGGCGTATTACAAGCCGGAAGGCGAGCTTTGTACCCGCAACGATCCTGAAGGCCGTCCAACGGTGTTTGACCGCTTGCCGAAGCTGCGTGGTGCACGCTGGATCGCCGTCGGGCGTCTGGATGTTAATACCTGTGGCCTGCTGCTGTTCACTACCGATGGCGAGCTGGCCAACCGTCTGATGCATCCAAGCCGTGAAGTTGAGCGTGAGTACGCCGTGCGCGTGTTTGGTGCTGTTGATGACGAGAAGATTAAACTGTTAAGCCGTGGCGTACAGTTAGAAGATGGCCCGGCGGCATTTAAAACCCTTAAATTCACCGGTGGTGAAGGGATTAACCAGTGGTATAACGTCACGCTGACTGAAGGGCGCAACCGTGAAGTTCGCCGCCTGTGGGAAGCGGTGGGTGTGCAGGTGAGTCGTCTGATTCGTGTTCGCTACGGCGATATCGATCTGCCGAAAGGCCTGCCGCGTGGCGGCTGGACGGAGCTGGATTTACAGCCGACCAACTACCTGCGTGAGCTGGTGGGTCTGGCACCGGAAACGGTCAGCAAAGTGCCGGTGGAGAAAGATCGCCGTCGTACGAAAGCGAACCAGATTCGCCGTGCGGTGAAGCGCCATACCACCACAGCGACTAAAACGACCAAGCCGGGCAGCAACCGCCGCTCGTCTAAGCGTCAGCAGGGCTGA
- a CDS encoding serine protease yields the protein MKIKNTLPVLALLMLTGCSVGKYDYSSEAMKHVDMNFTGIPTILGIGSLGSSIPITPEYSLTAAHVAKLSVQRVKAYHPYCDLAIIYHKNDLKTLPKFRDGAIGEPVKMYGYSFISAMPVESAGVNLALTGIRNEWNKRPCVAMASNAGVVKGMSGGAVYNNDDTIGGVIVGFANEIKRPRKSPVPLKDVSLYIPYKDFKEWLSKSTS from the coding sequence ATGAAAATTAAAAACACCCTGCCGGTGTTAGCATTGCTAATGCTGACCGGCTGCTCTGTAGGCAAATATGACTACAGCAGTGAAGCAATGAAACATGTGGATATGAACTTTACCGGCATTCCGACCATTCTTGGTATCGGTTCGCTGGGCAGCAGTATCCCCATTACTCCCGAGTACAGCCTCACAGCAGCACATGTGGCGAAGCTATCCGTGCAGCGGGTAAAGGCCTATCATCCCTACTGCGACCTGGCGATTATCTACCATAAAAACGACCTCAAAACGCTGCCGAAATTTCGCGACGGTGCCATTGGCGAACCGGTGAAAATGTACGGTTACAGCTTTATTTCCGCCATGCCGGTTGAGTCAGCAGGCGTGAATCTGGCGCTGACAGGTATCCGTAATGAGTGGAATAAACGACCGTGCGTAGCGATGGCATCGAATGCCGGGGTAGTAAAAGGCATGTCGGGCGGTGCGGTATATAACAATGATGACACCATTGGTGGCGTGATTGTCGGCTTTGCCAACGAAATAAAACGACCGCGTAAATCTCCAGTTCCACTTAAGGATGTATCGCTCTACATTCCGTATAAGGATTTTAAAGAGT